One Candidatus Acidiferrales bacterium genomic region harbors:
- a CDS encoding NUDIX hydrolase: protein MPSRAKILSSRTVFRGPVFDVRHDRVLEPGGIHAERDLVVHNGSVVVLPVLDNGRIILVRQYRHSVGDFLWELVAGRIEPRESPLPGAKRELLEETGYTARRWQKILDVYPTPGFVSEGMVVFVARGLRAGDAQPEDDERITVRAFSPRELDRWIRSGKLRDAKSIAGILYYFRFCIAHAKPRAKKIRSR from the coding sequence GTGCCTTCTCGCGCAAAAATTCTCTCTAGCCGCACTGTTTTCCGCGGCCCGGTCTTCGACGTCCGCCACGACCGCGTTCTCGAACCTGGTGGCATTCACGCCGAACGCGACCTCGTCGTCCACAACGGCTCCGTCGTCGTTCTTCCCGTCCTCGACAACGGCCGGATCATTCTCGTGCGCCAGTATCGTCACTCCGTCGGCGATTTTCTCTGGGAACTCGTCGCCGGCCGCATCGAGCCGCGCGAATCTCCTCTGCCCGGCGCCAAGCGCGAGCTTCTCGAGGAGACCGGCTACACCGCGCGCCGCTGGCAGAAAATTCTCGACGTCTATCCCACTCCCGGATTCGTCAGCGAAGGCATGGTTGTTTTCGTCGCGCGCGGCCTTCGTGCTGGCGATGCCCAGCCGGAAGACGACGAACGCATCACCGTCCGCGCTTTTTCGCCTCGCGAACTCGATCGCTGGATTCGCTCGGGCAAACTCCGCGACGCCAAATCCATCGCCGGCATCCTTTAT